A genomic window from Salvia splendens isolate huo1 chromosome 11, SspV2, whole genome shotgun sequence includes:
- the LOC121756310 gene encoding uncharacterized protein LOC121756310 — protein sequence MERKQGHGFLSALEDVVRGLSPARSRGKSPGRSRSPMSGILRRKVVSSNSDSSIARSGSLRPMGETLTPLMEGPDPDGEEIGDSKRLGSALGQWVRGQLSRNPSVAVNDSGGGGGSATDPLPHLSIKDTPIETSSAQYIVQQYTAASGGQNVVRNAYAMGKVRMVASEFETASKVVKSRNVSRAAESGGFVLWQMNPDMWYVELAVGGSKVHAGCNGKLVWRHTPWLGAHTAKGPVRPLRRALQGLDPRTAASMFADSICIGEKSIKGEDCFILKVAADPGTLKARSEGPAEIIRHVLFGYFSQKTGLLIHMEDSHLTRIQSNGGDAVYWETTINSFLDDYHPVEGIMIAHSGRSVVTLFRFGEMAMSHSKTRMEEAWTIEEVAFNVPGLSMDCFIPPADLGSASISELPVEERGKPSNRAKVGV from the exons ATGGAGAGGAAGCAGGGCCATGGATTCCTCTCGGCATTAGAGGACGTGGTGCGTGGCCTATCTCCGGCGAGGTCGCGCGGGAAGAGTCCAGGCCGTAGCAGGTCGCCGATGTCGGGAATTCTCCGCCGGAAAGTCGTCTCGAGCAACTCCGACTCGTCGATTGCGAGATCGGGCAGTTTGAGGCCTATGGGGGAGACGCTCACGCCGCTGATGGAGGGTCCGGATCCGGACGGAGAGGAAATAGGCGACTCCAAGCGCCTCGGCTCCGCCCTCGGCCAGTGGGTACGCGGCCAGCTCAGTCGAAACCCCTCCGTAGCCGTGAATgacagcggcggcggcggcggaagcGCCACCGATCCTCTGCCGCATCTCAGCATAAAGGACACCCCCATT GAAACGTCGTCGGCGCAGTACATAGTGCAGCAATATACCGCCGCTTCAGGCGGGCAAAATGTGGTGAGGAATGCCTACGCGATGGGGAAGGTGAGGATGGTGGCTTCCGAGTTCGAAACAGCATCAAAAGTAGTGAAGAGTAGGAATGTGAGCAGAGCTGCTGAATCGGGTGGATTCGTGCTGTGGCAGATGAATCCGGATATGTGGTATGTGGAGCTTGCCGTTGGAGGGAGCAAGGTCCACGCTGGCTGCAACGGCAAGCTAGTCTGGAGGCACACGCCATGGCTGGGCGCTCACACGGCGAAGGGGCCGGTCCGACCCCTTCGCCGTGCCCTGCAG GGGCTTGATCCGAGAACGGCTGCTAGTATGTTCGCTGATTCGATCTGCATTGGGGAGAAGAGCATCAAGGGGGAAGACTGCTTCATTCTGAAGGTTGCTGCTGATCCCGGGACGCTAAAGGCGAGGAGTGAGGGGCCGGCTGAGATAATAAGGCATGTCCTGTTCGGCTACTTCAGCCAGAAGACAGGGCTGCTGATTCACATGGAGGATTCGCATCTCACCCGCATCCAATCCAACGGTGGGGATGCTGTCTACTGGGAGACCACCATCAACTCGTTCCTAGACGACTATCACCCCGTTGAAGGGATCATGATAGCTCACTCGGGGCGATCTGTGGTGACCCTTttccggtttggggagatggcAATGAGCCACTCCAAAACCAGGATGGAGGAAGCCTGGACGATTGAGGAGGTAGCCTTCAATGTTCCAGGTCTGTCGATGGACTGCTTCATTCCACCGGCTGACTTGGGGTCGGCCTCCATCAGCGAGCTCCCGGTAGAGGAGAGAGGAAAGCCGAGTAATCGGGCAAAAGTTGGTGTGTGA